One window from the genome of Cryobacterium sp. GrIS_2_6 encodes:
- the sucD gene encoding succinate--CoA ligase subunit alpha produces the protein MSIFLNKDSKVIVQGITGGEGTKHTALMLTAGTQVVGGVNARKAGTTVVHGDVELPVFGSVAEAIEKTGADVSIAFVPPAFTKDAVIEAIDAEIPLLVIITEGVPVQDSAEFWAYAKAKGNKTRIIGPNCPGIITPGEALVGITPANITGKGPVGLVSKSGTLTYQMMYELRDLGFSTAIGIGGDPIIGTTHIDALEAFENDPETLAIVMIGEIGGDAEEKAADYIRAHVTKPVVGYVAGFTAPEGKTMGHAGAIVSDGAGTAQGKKEALEAAGVKVGKTPSETATLLREVLAAL, from the coding sequence ATGTCTATCTTCCTCAACAAGGACTCCAAGGTCATCGTCCAGGGCATCACCGGCGGTGAGGGCACCAAGCACACCGCCCTCATGCTCACGGCAGGCACCCAGGTCGTCGGCGGCGTCAACGCCCGCAAGGCCGGCACCACCGTCGTGCACGGCGACGTCGAGCTGCCCGTCTTCGGCTCGGTCGCCGAGGCCATCGAGAAGACCGGGGCGGATGTTTCGATCGCCTTTGTCCCGCCGGCCTTCACCAAGGACGCCGTCATCGAAGCCATCGACGCCGAGATCCCGCTGCTCGTCATCATCACAGAGGGCGTCCCGGTTCAGGACTCCGCCGAGTTCTGGGCATACGCCAAGGCCAAGGGCAACAAGACCCGCATCATCGGGCCGAACTGCCCCGGCATCATCACGCCCGGCGAAGCGCTCGTCGGCATCACGCCGGCGAACATCACCGGCAAGGGCCCGGTCGGCCTCGTCTCCAAGTCGGGCACCCTGACCTACCAGATGATGTACGAACTGCGCGACCTGGGCTTCTCGACCGCGATCGGCATCGGCGGCGACCCGATCATCGGCACCACGCACATCGACGCCCTCGAGGCCTTCGAGAACGACCCGGAGACCCTCGCGATCGTGATGATCGGCGAGATCGGCGGCGACGCGGAGGAGAAGGCGGCGGACTACATCCGGGCGCACGTCACCAAGCCCGTCGTCGGCTACGTCGCGGGCTTCACGGCGCCGGAGGGCAAGACCATGGGCCACGCCGGGGCGATCGTCTCCGACGGCGCAGGCACCGCCCAGGGCAAGAAGGAGGCCCTCGAGGCCGCAGGGGTCAAGGTCGGCAAGACGCCGAGCGAGACCGCGACCCTGCTGCGCGAGGTTCTCGCCGCACTGTAG
- a CDS encoding DUF6350 family protein, with translation MNRLTTALLAALEALIVVAIGVGVSLVPLTILWATQYGLAVDWLVFWRASVTVWLLGNGVDLAVQLDPTVVAALGLPGAEAPFSLTIALLGFAVLALFLGRHTGRRAADSPHRWTGVLTAIPVYGLLATLLTLTVGTDALQPSIPQGVLLPTAVFAAGVFIGARHRTESPEHPVAGQAPHPQGASAHPAPAHPAHPAPGRPATGRPAWLRALPALPALPRLPRLPDVAAEWRSVLAGALRAGFGAATGTVGVAALAVFVLILGNFATIIGLYETVQAGVMGGITLTIAQLALIPNLVIWAAAWFVGPGIAVGLGSSVSPVGTVLGPVPGLPLLGVLPHGSLAFGFLGLLVPVLIGYLTAFATRQRQHRVGEAGADRGRLALTGALAGVVAGIVLGLLAWWSGGALGPGRLVDVGPNPLLVGAFAALEVGVAAVLGMLTPPIRRLGASSAAAAAAAATAPAAASPAKTGKR, from the coding sequence ATGAACCGCTTAACGACAGCCCTGCTCGCCGCACTCGAGGCGCTCATTGTCGTAGCCATCGGAGTGGGCGTCTCCCTCGTACCCCTGACCATCCTGTGGGCCACCCAGTACGGCCTCGCGGTCGACTGGCTCGTCTTCTGGCGTGCTTCGGTCACGGTCTGGCTGCTCGGCAACGGCGTCGACCTCGCCGTCCAGCTCGACCCCACCGTCGTCGCCGCGCTCGGTCTGCCCGGCGCCGAGGCGCCGTTCTCCCTCACGATCGCGCTCCTCGGCTTCGCCGTGCTCGCCCTGTTCCTCGGCAGGCACACCGGCCGCCGCGCGGCGGACTCGCCGCACCGCTGGACCGGCGTCCTGACCGCGATCCCCGTCTACGGGCTGCTCGCGACCCTGCTCACCCTCACCGTCGGCACGGATGCCCTGCAGCCGTCGATCCCGCAGGGCGTGCTCCTGCCCACGGCCGTGTTCGCCGCCGGGGTGTTCATCGGCGCCCGCCACCGGACCGAGTCGCCAGAGCATCCGGTTGCCGGCCAGGCGCCTCACCCGCAGGGAGCCTCCGCTCACCCGGCTCCGGCTCACCCGGCTCACCCGGCTCCTGGTCGCCCGGCAACCGGCCGTCCGGCCTGGCTGCGCGCCCTTCCCGCGCTCCCGGCCCTTCCACGACTGCCCCGGCTCCCCGACGTGGCCGCCGAATGGCGCTCGGTTCTTGCCGGAGCCCTCCGTGCCGGCTTCGGCGCCGCGACCGGAACGGTCGGCGTCGCGGCCCTCGCCGTCTTCGTGCTGATCCTCGGCAACTTCGCGACGATCATCGGCCTCTACGAGACCGTGCAGGCCGGGGTGATGGGCGGCATCACCCTGACGATCGCCCAGCTCGCGCTCATCCCCAACCTGGTGATCTGGGCGGCAGCCTGGTTCGTCGGGCCCGGCATCGCCGTCGGCCTCGGGTCGAGCGTGTCCCCGGTCGGCACCGTCCTCGGCCCGGTACCCGGCCTGCCGCTGCTCGGCGTGCTCCCGCACGGCAGCCTCGCCTTCGGGTTCCTCGGGCTGCTCGTGCCCGTTCTGATCGGCTACCTCACGGCTTTCGCAACCCGGCAGCGCCAGCACCGTGTGGGCGAGGCAGGCGCCGATCGCGGCCGGCTGGCTCTCACCGGAGCACTGGCCGGTGTCGTCGCCGGCATTGTCCTCGGATTACTGGCCTGGTGGTCCGGAGGGGCCCTCGGTCCAGGCCGGCTCGTGGACGTCGGACCGAACCCGTTGCTGGTCGGCGCTTTCGCAGCGCTCGAGGTCGGCGTCGCCGCTGTTCTCGGAATGCTGACGCCCCCGATCCGCCGGCTCGGAGCGTCCTCCGCCGCCGCCGCCGCAGCCGCCGCCACGGCCCCTGCCGCGGCATCACCGGCGAAGACCGGCAAACGATAG
- the purN gene encoding phosphoribosylglycinamide formyltransferase produces MLSLVVLISGGGSNLRSLLEACQDAEYPARVVAIGADRDADGLDLGEEFGVSTFTVPYSSFASREEWGDELLAVIRQWSPDLVVLSGFMRLLPARVVAALTPNLLNTHPAYLPEFPGAHGVRDALAAGVPETGASLIVVDTGVDDGPIVAQERVPVLPDDTEDSLHARIKIVERRLLVQAVLDIANGNTNLKEHSQI; encoded by the coding sequence GTGCTGTCATTGGTCGTATTGATCTCCGGCGGGGGATCCAACCTCCGTTCCCTCCTGGAAGCGTGCCAGGACGCCGAGTACCCGGCGCGGGTCGTCGCGATCGGCGCCGACAGGGACGCGGACGGCCTCGACCTCGGTGAAGAGTTCGGTGTGTCCACCTTTACGGTGCCATACAGCTCGTTCGCGTCCCGCGAGGAGTGGGGCGATGAACTGCTCGCCGTGATCCGGCAGTGGTCGCCGGATCTCGTCGTACTCAGCGGCTTCATGCGTCTCCTGCCCGCCAGGGTCGTCGCCGCACTGACCCCGAACCTGCTCAACACGCATCCGGCCTACCTGCCGGAGTTCCCCGGAGCCCACGGGGTGCGCGACGCGCTCGCCGCCGGCGTCCCCGAGACCGGAGCTAGCCTGATCGTCGTCGACACCGGTGTCGACGACGGGCCCATCGTCGCGCAGGAGCGGGTGCCGGTGCTTCCGGACGACACAGAGGACTCCCTGCACGCCAGGATCAAGATCGTCGAACGGCGCCTGCTCGTGCAGGCCGTTCTCGACATCGCCAACGGAAACACGAACCTCAAGGAGCACTCCCAGATATGA
- the purH gene encoding bifunctional phosphoribosylaminoimidazolecarboxamide formyltransferase/IMP cyclohydrolase: MSGHSNDQSLYRERDVVQVRRALISVSDKTGLVELAAALVATGVEIVSTGSTAASIRAAGFAVTDVAAVTGFPESLDGRVKTLHPGVHAGILADLRLAAHEAQLTELGIAPFELVVVNLYPFVETVNSGAPAAEVIEQIDIGGPALVRAAAKNHPNVAIVVDPENYGEIVTAVSAGGTTLELRRKLASLAFEHTAGYDLSVSAWFTENVYDQWQDDTEALDEAILDEFDAVIGTAFDDEGPFPGTLAIEATRGSVLRYGENSHQAAALYLGEGGEGIAQAVQRHGKEMSYNNYVDADAAVRAAFDFAEPAVAIIKHANPCGIAVANPKAPDAIASAHKRAHDCDPVSAFGGVIAANRIVTLGMAETVSQIFTEVLVAPGFEPAAFELLSQKKNIRLLELPENYHRSSLELRQISGGLLVQETDSFEDFDSSTWTLAAGEEVDAATRADLEFAWKACRSVKSNAILLARSGASVGVGMGQVNRVDSCHLAVLRAGDRAAGSVAASDAFFPFADGLQVLLEAGVTAVVQPGGSVRDPEVIAAAAEAGVAMYFTGERHFFH; encoded by the coding sequence ATGAGCGGGCACAGCAACGACCAGAGCCTTTACCGCGAACGCGATGTCGTCCAGGTTCGGCGGGCGCTCATCTCGGTGAGCGACAAGACCGGCCTGGTCGAGCTCGCGGCTGCCCTCGTGGCGACCGGCGTCGAAATCGTGTCGACGGGGTCCACCGCGGCGAGCATCCGTGCCGCGGGCTTCGCCGTGACCGATGTCGCCGCCGTCACGGGATTCCCGGAATCCCTCGACGGCCGGGTCAAAACCCTGCACCCCGGAGTGCACGCCGGCATCCTCGCCGACCTGCGGCTCGCCGCCCACGAGGCCCAGCTCACCGAGCTCGGCATCGCGCCCTTCGAGCTCGTCGTGGTGAACCTCTACCCCTTCGTCGAGACCGTGAATTCCGGCGCCCCCGCTGCCGAGGTCATCGAGCAGATCGACATCGGCGGCCCCGCACTCGTGCGCGCCGCGGCGAAGAACCACCCGAACGTCGCGATCGTGGTTGACCCGGAGAACTACGGCGAGATCGTCACCGCCGTCTCCGCAGGGGGAACGACGCTCGAGCTGCGCCGCAAGCTCGCCTCGCTCGCCTTCGAGCACACGGCCGGCTACGACCTGAGCGTCTCCGCGTGGTTCACCGAGAACGTCTACGACCAGTGGCAGGACGACACCGAGGCCCTCGATGAGGCCATCCTCGACGAGTTCGACGCCGTGATCGGCACCGCCTTCGACGACGAGGGCCCCTTCCCCGGAACCCTCGCGATCGAGGCCACCCGCGGCAGCGTGTTGCGCTACGGCGAGAACTCGCACCAGGCCGCCGCGCTCTACCTCGGCGAAGGCGGAGAGGGCATCGCCCAGGCGGTGCAGCGCCACGGCAAGGAGATGTCGTACAACAACTACGTCGACGCCGATGCCGCCGTGCGCGCTGCCTTCGACTTCGCCGAACCCGCCGTCGCCATCATCAAGCACGCCAACCCGTGCGGCATCGCCGTGGCCAACCCCAAGGCACCGGATGCGATCGCCTCGGCCCACAAGCGGGCTCACGACTGCGACCCCGTCTCCGCATTCGGCGGGGTCATCGCGGCCAACCGCATCGTGACCCTCGGCATGGCCGAGACCGTCAGCCAGATCTTCACCGAGGTGCTCGTCGCGCCCGGCTTCGAACCGGCCGCGTTCGAACTGCTCAGCCAGAAGAAGAACATCCGCCTGCTCGAGCTTCCGGAGAACTACCACCGTTCCTCGCTCGAGCTTCGCCAGATCTCCGGCGGGTTGCTCGTGCAGGAGACCGACTCGTTCGAAGACTTCGACTCTTCGACCTGGACCCTTGCCGCCGGCGAGGAAGTCGACGCGGCCACCCGCGCAGACCTCGAGTTCGCGTGGAAGGCGTGCCGGTCCGTGAAGTCGAACGCGATCCTGCTCGCCCGCTCCGGCGCATCCGTCGGCGTGGGCATGGGCCAGGTCAACCGGGTCGACTCGTGCCACCTCGCCGTGCTGCGCGCCGGGGACAGGGCCGCCGGCTCCGTGGCAGCCTCCGACGCGTTCTTCCCGTTCGCCGACGGCCTGCAGGTCCTCCTCGAGGCCGGGGTCACCGCGGTCGTACAGCCCGGAGGTTCGGTACGCGACCCCGAGGTCATCGCCGCTGCCGCAGAGGCCGGCGTCGCGATGTACTTCACCGGAGAGCGCCACTTCTTCCACTGA
- a CDS encoding DDE-type integrase/transposase/recombinase, whose amino-acid sequence MARSTWQYRQKPRARVPEPIAQKDRAYLSRIPTTDRKVIAEQITTGWTAGHSVDHTFASVWDQGVMLAGRRSWWRIAADLTDQSTRPVVPTGRGSRTPRQKPVLVATGPGQVWSWDITDLRCPWRGTTFKAYSIIDIYSRTIVGWRVEERESDHLAVEMFQSAFDQYGTPKFVHADSGPAMRSGALADLLAEHKVTKTHNRPYVSNDNPFSESEFRTMKYRPNYPGTFESLQAARDHLAEYVPWYNTTHKHSGIALFTPQQVHDGSWKQAHRIRDMALQTYHQNHPERFHSRPTTPAPAGTVGINIPKETVKS is encoded by the coding sequence GTGGCCCGCTCAACGTGGCAGTACCGGCAGAAGCCCCGCGCCCGGGTGCCCGAACCCATCGCGCAGAAAGACCGCGCGTACTTGTCCCGGATCCCCACGACGGATCGGAAGGTGATCGCGGAACAGATCACGACGGGGTGGACGGCGGGGCATTCCGTCGATCACACCTTTGCGAGCGTCTGGGACCAGGGTGTGATGCTCGCCGGGCGCCGGTCCTGGTGGCGGATCGCCGCCGACCTCACCGATCAGAGCACCCGCCCCGTCGTGCCCACCGGGCGTGGGTCTCGAACACCCCGCCAGAAGCCGGTGCTGGTAGCGACCGGGCCTGGGCAGGTGTGGTCCTGGGACATCACCGACCTCCGCTGCCCGTGGCGGGGCACAACGTTCAAGGCGTATTCCATCATCGATATCTACTCGCGCACGATCGTCGGCTGGCGGGTCGAGGAACGCGAGAGCGACCACCTCGCCGTGGAGATGTTCCAGAGCGCGTTCGACCAATACGGCACCCCCAAGTTCGTGCACGCCGATTCCGGGCCCGCGATGCGTTCGGGCGCTCTGGCCGATCTCCTCGCCGAGCACAAGGTGACTAAAACCCACAACCGGCCCTATGTGTCCAACGACAACCCGTTCTCCGAGTCTGAATTTCGCACAATGAAGTACCGGCCCAACTACCCCGGAACGTTCGAGAGTCTTCAGGCCGCCCGCGACCACCTGGCCGAGTACGTGCCTTGGTACAACACGACCCACAAGCATTCCGGCATCGCGTTATTCACGCCCCAGCAAGTCCACGACGGCTCCTGGAAGCAGGCCCACCGCATCCGCGACATGGCACTGCAGACCTACCACCAGAACCACCCGGAACGATTCCACTCGCGGCCGACTACACCCGCACCAGCCGGCACCGTTGGAATCAACATCCCCAAGGAAACTGTCAAAAGCTAG
- a CDS encoding mechanosensitive ion channel domain-containing protein produces MPLLDGFIEPTFLIALVVAVISAFVITAIAAFVFRMAARKRAWARAFIRLCRRPFRIVILIGALWIVTSVYLTTTPDLTLAVDFSMRALFIAAATWLVAALMYFFEEVIAARYRIDVRDNRVARRVRTQLRMLRRISVVVVIVCAIGTVLLSIPGAAAVGASLFASAGLLSVVAGLAAQSSLANVFAGMQLSFSNALRVDDVVIVENEWGRIEEITLTYIVVHIWDDRRMVLPSTYFTTTPFQNWTRRTSELLGSVEFDVDWRVSTGAMREELNRIVAQTELWDRRVAVLQVTDAVGGFVRIRVLVSAGDAAMLWDLRCIVRENLVEWLVAENPEALPLGRVEVRQPARRPTTSATSAARGQRPVTEAPGLFSGDSEAVHRGEEFTRSMPIQEINDQKL; encoded by the coding sequence GTGCCGCTGCTCGACGGTTTCATCGAACCCACCTTTCTGATCGCGCTCGTCGTCGCGGTGATAAGCGCCTTTGTGATCACCGCGATCGCCGCGTTCGTCTTCCGGATGGCCGCGCGTAAGCGGGCCTGGGCGCGCGCGTTCATCCGCCTGTGCCGGCGTCCGTTCCGGATCGTGATCCTGATCGGCGCCCTCTGGATCGTGACGTCCGTGTACCTGACGACGACGCCGGATCTGACCCTCGCGGTCGACTTCAGCATGCGCGCCCTGTTCATCGCGGCGGCGACCTGGCTCGTCGCGGCGCTGATGTACTTCTTCGAGGAAGTCATCGCCGCGCGGTACCGCATCGACGTGCGGGACAACCGGGTGGCGCGGCGGGTCCGCACCCAGCTGCGGATGCTCCGCCGGATCAGCGTCGTCGTGGTCATCGTCTGCGCGATCGGCACGGTGCTGCTCAGCATCCCAGGGGCCGCTGCGGTCGGGGCGAGCCTCTTCGCCTCGGCGGGACTCCTGAGCGTCGTCGCCGGCCTTGCCGCCCAGTCCAGCCTTGCCAACGTCTTCGCCGGCATGCAGCTCTCCTTCAGTAACGCCCTGCGCGTCGACGACGTCGTCATCGTCGAGAACGAGTGGGGCCGGATCGAGGAGATCACCCTCACCTACATCGTCGTGCACATCTGGGACGACCGCAGGATGGTACTGCCCTCGACCTATTTCACGACGACGCCGTTCCAGAACTGGACCCGCCGCACGAGCGAACTGCTCGGCTCCGTCGAGTTCGACGTCGACTGGCGGGTCAGCACCGGGGCCATGCGCGAGGAACTGAACCGGATCGTCGCACAGACGGAGCTCTGGGACCGGCGCGTCGCCGTACTGCAGGTGACGGATGCCGTCGGCGGCTTCGTCCGCATCCGCGTTCTGGTCTCGGCCGGGGACGCCGCGATGCTCTGGGACCTGCGCTGCATCGTGCGGGAGAACCTCGTCGAGTGGCTCGTCGCCGAGAACCCGGAAGCCCTCCCGCTCGGCCGCGTCGAGGTTCGGCAGCCGGCCCGCCGCCCCACTACGTCGGCCACGAGCGCCGCGAGGGGACAACGCCCCGTCACAGAGGCACCCGGCCTGTTCTCCGGAGACTCCGAGGCCGTGCACCGCGGCGAGGAATTCACCCGCTCGATGCCGATCCAGGAGATCAACGACCAGAAGCTCTGA